Proteins from a single region of Megachile rotundata isolate GNS110a chromosome 7, iyMegRotu1, whole genome shotgun sequence:
- the LOC100879380 gene encoding uncharacterized protein LOC100879380 isoform X1: MMSRRDRFFVVLALLCVAVGFTHAIYDPRELTTKPPKRREPVLPWYSSDKDDVDSSEERDLSRSPKWRIDSEEPAPRKPYIVETGTKNWTPWRKNRGSEIEQRTEIPEDQQIPTNFEQNRDYSLEYSQFEQQENQRVRPGSSSSQKQNERWNKQENSMGKDSQSKMKDDQEFYEGIPPDSTKPRKEEILFSSQQKSTVARYDPKMGVQCPDSDSTGQFVYPPDCKFFVNCWKGRAFVQPCAPGTHFNPETLECDFPHKVKCYGGEVADFPSADYLESSGKQEPLSTADNQGHLGYGRIPEPRCPLHLTGMLAHPADCTKFLQCAHGGTFIRDCAPGTVFNPAISVCDWPYNVKGCEDALKPKEETTTPFYPPEYEDYGYKKPRYNEEQPVKKIECPEYYTGLLPHPETCKKFLQCANGITYIMDCGPGTAFNPSISVCDWPYNVPGCSENKATTITPWSSHSPDSSSWQHTGVPSPGRPTHPMTTARPDTDWVSVRATQRPAWLTDTWTTAKPAGTDWDSLRPTWKPSWKPSTWTTATPPYSHNHHHHHPHHGNSDSSTRYDHRHHSYHDHDSWDQTSAANHPHTQWHHNHGTSDQSPNYNGHHHNHEHHHHHGPTYDSNRDTETQQPSPPFSQEPSQGVGGHSQGSWDSVYHHDHHHRRPYYQDGSGESDQQTPQVPFGEGPKDDQQAPQVPFEEGPKDDQQNPQLPFDIKGDYSPNTPGNLPANRRIGGDFTPNRQEYGRTNPGFSQSGSNPVIPPGQNIYVDSDYQISADRDSDVNLNRWNKTWMQPNSTGSRMQPGRWVQSQMGPGQPTQPSPNRQWDQEKADTHSGPRGAIYCDNSVANFIISYLQKGVANQDRKFNESNGDRKVDTKLDLWPSTPNIFEYVRGQYRPGVKNATYNSSKPLYPSNIYVDVNGTRGHFITKEIEINQGHSKARTYRPNDLPSVNGSRKNDQNIYIDSQSTGIGQIPVVLQPPYYTPNNTWYQHNLLRNKNISIYNPGYRKPKYYSMNVSSGSGDLTGSGANYHRVAVPSSALQPPPYPPLNQSLIFPPSSDFSRVDIFYRYVPPLSLQPPPSLHPPVHLQPPLYQPSINLHPPVYKPSNPNLNYPIGWRFPTAPSVELQPPPYEPVNRSSEFVNVTAPNINQPKVNTTFKPLEQPLTPTPLPNEQNSVLSNKYPKVPTKNMKSFNETKSRQNSTQTNMEDVVPPKKVLRNLDRAGKKIFSTMDPNVPTVSIEGDESMTETPEVPESNLDLDVDVLTDKEIWKPILVFDNKSETTTQSSVIMKINKKTTDVDLFNIEAAPFEEEEPPFPTYYIPPVEPLDHSKKVSIPTPISGQVVRLRGGSGPHDGYVEVQGTNPGWGIVCDSRNRWTLKEAHVLCKQLGYTRGAEMAWQGRNNRNGIPTWIAANTVSCQGDEAKFQSCKFTHEQECRVERDAIGVRCALNRVAHCRKDELPYEGQCYHLADPDSGLNHAEALDYCEHRQSRLIDITSQAENDFISEWLVQMHPEVGAIMTSGVGFTTFNRTLWVWEDSSRAKFKFTKWWPGWTEDKKIPPFVGSRPLCLVMKRKFPCHERPDSICVADYFFWDTEDCATSSKGHSYICKRPYDDIGCIYGKGGQYAGNANVTASGKECLPWSDPKVSHPLTVNVVNRELREKLKTHNYCRNPNPTREPRPWCFTGPGAEREYCDIPSCGNVGSPKSLLTGKCKPKHFECLPGECIPSPWVCDGDEDCTNGADEKDCVSHMDLFQKYSKQKLEGYDVQKWLNTPLKTCALRCKEADFTCRSFSHKSAGNICLLSDSNIGMTGSLKPNKEFDYYEMTERSVNCEGMYVCQNRKCISQTKVCNGKNDCNDRSDESICTVENLDYAIRLAGSENNYEGRIEVKILGVWGQVCDDGFGMIDANVICKELGFVLGALEIRPGGFYGNLDPPTRFMVDQLRCRGNETSLRECDFDGWGVHNCQPEEAVGVICKTAVDSCQDGHWKCDKSPTCIPTAFICDEVVDCPDRSDESSEHCDAPFEIRLVNGSSPLEGRVEVRHHGIWGTVCDDDFSNATATVICRSLGYGGRAIAKKDGYFGPGEGPIWLDEVFCLGNETQLYRCDHNHWGQHNCNHDEDAGVICTPGDINDSEPYWKTVTDLPETNINDILPSDCGKRLKDFSEDDELILERVVRGSIAPKGSYPWQASIRVRGHSRSNHWCGAVILSPIHVLTAAHCLQGYNKGTYFVRAGDYNTEIDEGTEIEANIEDYYIHEDFRKGHRMNNDIALVLLKGLGIPLGRNIMPICLPPENAEYPPGLNCTISGFGSIQTGKSAHSKDLRYGWVPLLDQSVCRAEHIYGMGAISDGMVCAGYLDEGIDSCDGDSGGPLACYHNGAFTLYGITSWGQHCGEANKPGVYVRVSHYRPWIDRKIKESLSGR, from the exons ATGATGTCGCGACGCGATCGTTTCTTCGTCGTTCTTGCTCTTCTTTGTGTCGCTGTCGGTTTTACTCACGCG ATCTACGATCCTAGAGAACTAACAACAAAACCACCAAAACGACGAGAACCAGTACTTCCATGGTATTCTTCAGACAAAGATGACGTCGATTCCAGCGAAGAACGCGATCTGTCGCGTTCTCCAAAATGGCGGATCGACTCAGAGGAGCCGGCTCCAAGAAAACCGTACATTGTGGAGACTGGAACGAAAAACTGGACCCCCTGGAGAAAAAATCGTGGAAGTGAAATTGAACAGAGGACGGAGATCCCTGAAGATCAACAAATTCCAACGAATTTTGAACAAAATCGAGATTATTCGTTGGAATACAGTCAATTCGAGCAGCAAGAGAATCAAAGGGTTCGACCAGGATCGAGTAGTTCACAAAAGCAGAATGAAAGATGGAACAAACAAGAAAATTCCATGGGGAAGGACTCGCAGTCAAAAATGAAGGATGATCAGGAATTTTATGAGGGAATTCCGCCAGATAGCACg aaaCCTCGAAAAGAGGAAATTCTTTTCTCTTCCCAACAAAAATCCACGGTTGCTCGGTACGATCCGAAAATGGGCGTCCAGTGTCCAGATTCCGATTCGACTGGACAGTTCGTGTATCCTCCAGACTGTAAATTCTTCGTTAATTGTTGGAAAGGCAGAGCTTTCGTTCAACCCTGCGCTCCTGGTACACATTTCAACCCGGAAACTTTGGAATGCGATTTTCCGCATAAAGTCAAATGTTACGGAGGAGAAGTAGCGGATTTTCCATCGGCTGATTATTTGGAATCATCGGGAAAACAAGAACCATTGTCAACTGCCGATAATCAGGGTCATCTGGGATATGGACGAATACCA GAACCACGATGTCCACTTCATTTGACAGGAATGCTAGCGCATCCTGCAGATTGcacaaaatttttgcaatgtgcACACGGTGGAACATTTATCAGGGATTGTGCTCCTGGTACAGTGTTTAATCCTGCTATCAGTGTTTGTGATTGGCCATACAATGTGAAAGGTTGCGAAG ATGCATTGAAACCCAAAGAAGAAACTACGACGCCATTTTACCCTCCTGAATACGAAGATTATGGTTATAAAAAACCGAGATACAATGAAGAGCAGCCAGTAAAGAAGATAGAATGTCCTGAGTATTATACTGGACTGTTACCACATCCGGAAACTTGCAAGAAATTCCTTCAATGTGCGAATGGAATCACTTATATCATGGATTGTGGTCCTGGGACGGCATTCAATCCTTCAATATCCGTTTGTGATTGGCCCTATAATGTACCTGGATGCAgtgaaa ATAAAGCAACAACAATTACACCTTGGTCATCTCACAGTCCAGACTCCAGTTCCTGGCAGCATACAGGAGTTCCATCACCAGGACGCCCAACTCATCCCATGACAACAGCCCGTCCAGATACAGATTGGGTATCAGTGAGGGCAACCCAGAGGCCAGCGTGGCTCACTGACACCTGGACAACGGCAAAACCTGCGGGAACAGATTGGGATTCATTAAGACCTACCTGGAAACCAAGCTGGAAACCATCTACCTGGACCACTGCTACACCACCTTATTCtcacaatcatcatcatcatcatccccATCACGGAAACAGTGATAGCAGCACACGATATGATCATCGTCATCATTCATACCACGACCACGATAGCTGGGATCAAACATCAGCTGCGAATCATCCACACACGCAGTGGcaccacaatcatggaaccagtGATCAGAGTCCAAATTACAACGGTcatcatcacaatcacgaacatcaTCACCATCACGGACCAACGTACGATTCAAATAGGGACACCGAAACTCAGCAACCTTCTCCTCCATTTTCTCAAGAACCGAGTCAAGGAGTTGGAGGTCATTCGCAGGGAAGCTGGGATTCGGTGTATCACCACGATCATCATCATCGTAGACCTTATTACCAAGATGGATCCGGAGAAAGTGATCAGCAAACTCCACAGGTTCCTTTCGGAGAGGGACCCAAAGATGATCAACAAGCTCCACAGGTTCCTTTCGAAGAGGGGCCCAAAGATGATCAGCAAAATCCGCAGCTACCTTTTGACATTAAAGGTGATTATTCGCCGAATACTCCAGGTAATTTACCTGCAAATAGAAGAATCGGTGGAGATTTCACACCTAATAGACAGGAATATGGAAGGACGAACCCTGGATTCTCGCAATCTGGTTCTAATCCAGTGATTCCACCTGGACAGAACATCTATGTGGATAGTGATTACCAGATATCTGCGGATAGAGACTCTGATGTGAATTTGAATAGGTGGAATAAAACGTGGATGCAGCCCAATTCGACGGGAAGTAGAATGCAGCCTGGTAGATGGGTCCAGAGTCAGATGGGTCCAGGACAACCTACACAGCCTTCACCGAATCGACAGTGGGATCAAG AAAAAGCTGATACTCATTCTGGTCCAAGGGGGGCGATATACTGCGACAACTCCGTagctaattttataattagttaCTTACAAAAAg GTGTTGCTAACCAAGACAGGAAATTCAATGAAAGTAATGGTGACAGAAAAGTGGACACAAAGTTAGATCTATGGCCTTCGACACCGAATATTTTCGAGTATGTTAGAGGACAATATCGACCAG GTGTTAAAAATGCCACATATAACTCATCGAAGCCTCTATACCCAAGTAACATATACGTGGATGTAAATGGTACAAGGGGCCATTTTATTACGAAAGAAATCGAAATCAATCAAGGTCACTCGAAAGCGAGAACTTACAGACCAAACGATCTCCCTTCTGTAAACGGGTCTCGTAAAAACGATCAGAACATTTATATCGACTCTCAATCAACTGGTATCGGTCAGATACCAGTGGTCCTTCAACCACCTTATTATACACCTAATAACACATGGTACCAACATAATTTATTACGGAATAAAAATATCTCCATTTATAACCCTGGTTATCGGAAGCCTAAATATTATTCGATGAATGTGTCTTCTGGTTCTGGAGATTTGACTGGTTCTg gTGCAAATTATCACCGTGTAGCCGTACCATCATCAGCTCTCCAACCTCCACCGTATCCACCGCTCAATCAATCACTAATTTTTCCACCCTCCTCAGATTTTTCAAGAGTCGATATTTTCTATCGATATGTGCCACCCTTAAGCTTGCAGCCACCTCCGAGTTTGCATCCACCCGTACATTTGCAACCACCCCTTTATCAACCATCCATAAATCTGCATCCACCAGTatacaaaccttcaaatccaaaTTTAAACTATCCAATTGGTTGGCGATTTCCAACTGCACCCTCAGTTGAACTTCAGCCCCCGCCTTACGAGCCTGTAAATCGTTCTTCAGAGTTTGTAAACGTTACCGCACCTAATATTAATCAACCAAAAGTAAATACCACTTTCAAACCTCTTGAGCAACCCTTAACACCAACACCTTTAccaaatgagcaaaattcagTATTATCGAATAAATACCCTAAAGTTCCAACGAAGAATATGAAATCGTTTAATGAAACAAAAAGTCGTCAAAATTCGACTCAAACGAATATGGAGGATGTAGTTCCACCAAAAAAGGTGCTGCGAAATTTGGATAGAGctggaaagaaaatattttcaacgatGGATCCAAATGTTCCCACTGTGTCCATTGAAGGGGATGAATCGATGACGGAGACTCCAGAAGTTCCAGAATCTAATTTGGATCTGGATGTAGATGTGCTGACTGATAAAGAAATCTGGAAGCCGATATTGGTTTTCGATAATAAGAGCGAAACGACTACTCAGTCGTCTGTGATCATGAAAATCAACAAGAAGACGACTGATGTAGATCTTTTTAATATTGAGGCAGCTCCGTTTGAAGAAG AGGAACCACCATTTCCGACATACTATATACCACCAGTCGAACCATTGGATCATTCAAAAAAAGTTTCTATACCAACACCAATTTCTGGTCAG GTGGTACGGCTTAGGGGTGGTTCTGGTCCTCACGATGGCTACGTAGAAGTTCAAGGAACGAACCCTGGTTGGGGAATTGTTTGCGATTCTAGAAATAGATGGACTTTAAAAGAAGCACATGTTCTATGCAAACAACTCGGCTACACCAg AGGTGCTGAAATGGCTTGGCAAGGAAGGAACAATCGAAATGGTATTCCAACATGGATCGCGGCGAACACCGTCTCGTGTCAAGGCGACGAGGCCAAGTTTCAATCGTGCAA ATTCACACATGAACAAGAATGTCGAGTAGAGAGAGATGCGATAGGCGTGAGATGCGCGTTAAATCGTGTGGCACATTGTCGTAAGGACGAATTACCATATGAAGGACAATGTTATCACCTAGCTGATCCTGATAGCGGATTAAATCACGCCGAAGCATTGGATTACTGCGAGCATAGACAGTCACGGCTTATCGACATCACCAGCCAAGCGGAAAACGATTTCATCTCCGAGTGGTTGGTGCAAATGCATCCGGAAGTTGGCGCGATTATGACTTCCGGCGTCGGTTTTACAACATTCAATCGCACCCTCTGGGTATGGGAAGACTCCTCGCGCGCTAAATTCAA ATTTACGAAATGGTGGCCAGGATGGACGGAAGATAAGAAGATTCCACCGTTCGTGGGTTCTCGTCCTCTTTGCTTGGTAATGAAGCGCAAATTTCCGTGTCACGAAAGGCCAGATTCAATTTGCGTTGCTGATTACTTCTTTTGGGACACAGAAGATTGTGCCACCTCTTCTAAAGGTCACTCCTACATTTGTAAGAGACCCTACGATGATATTG GTTGTATTTACGGAAAAGGAGGACAATATGCCGGAAATGCAAATGTTACAGCATCAGGAAAAGAATGTCTTCCGTGGAGCGACCCGAAAGTTTCTCACCCTCTTACAGTAAAC GTGGTCAATCGAGAGTTGAGAGAGAAATTGAAAACTCACAATTACTGTAGAAATCCAAACCCGACTAGGGAACCTAGACCATGGTGTTTCACGGGGCCAGGTGCTGAACGAGAATATTGTGACATTCCGTCTTGTGGAAATGTTG gTTCTCCAAAATCTCTGTTAACTGGAAAATGCAAACCTAAGCATTTTGAATGCTTACCAGGAGAGTGTATTCCATCACCATGGGTTTGTGATGGAGACGAG GATTGTACAAATGGCGCAGACGAAAAAGATTGTGTCTCGCACATGGATTTGTTCcaaaaatattctaaacaaAAGCTGGAGGGATACGATGTCCAAAAATGGCTGAACACACCGTTAAAAACATGTGCTCTTAGATGCAAGGAGGCTGATTTTACCTGTCGATCTTTCTCACACAA GTCTGCAGGAAATATTTGCCTTTTGAGCGACAGTAACATTGGCATGACTGGATCACTGAAACCCAATAAAGAATTCGATTACTATGAAATGACAGAAAGAAGCGTAAACTGTGAAGGAATGTACGTCTGTCAAAATCGAAAATGTATAAGTCAAACGAAAGTATGTAACGGGAAAAACGATTGTAATGATCGTAGCGATGAAAGTATTTGCactgttgaaaatttggattatGCGATTCGGTTGGCTGGTTCAGAAAATAATTACGAAGGCAGAATTGAAGTTAAGa ttttggGTGTATGGGGTCAAGTATGCGACGATGGTTTCGGAATGATCGATGCCAACGTAATTTGTAAAGAACTTGGCTTTGTTCTTGGTGCGTTGGAAATTAGACCAGGAGGATTTTATGGAAACCTAGATCCACCAACGAGGTTTATGGTTGACCAACTGAGATGTCGAGGCAATGAGACTTCTTTACGTGAATGCGACTTTGATgg ATGGGGTGTACACAACTGTCAACCAGAAGAAGCAGTAGGTGTTATTTGTAAGACTGCAGTGGACAGTTGTCAGGATGGTCATTGGAAATGCGACAAAAGCCCCACGTGTATTCCAACTGCGTTTATATGCGACGAGGTTGTCGATTGTCCTGATCGTTCTGATGAAAGTTCTGAACATTGTGAC GCACCTTTCGAGATACGTCTAGTGAATGGAAGTTCTCCTTTGGAAGGAAGGGTTGAAGTCCGTCACCATGGTATCTGGGGTACCGTTTGCGATGACGATTTCTCTAATGCAACAGCAACGGTGATTTGCAGATCCTTAGGATATGGTGGACGAGCTATTGCTAAGAAAGATGGCTACTTTGGACCAGGAGAGGGACCCATTTGGCTCGACGAA GTTTTCTGTTTGGGAAACGAGACACAGCTGTACCGATGTGATCACAATCACTGGGGTCAACATAATTGCAATCACGATGAGGATGCAGGTGTAATTTGTACACCTGGGGACATTAATGATTCCGAG CCGTACTGGAAAACTGTGACGGATTTGCCAGAGACGAACATCAACGACATACTACCTTCAGATTGCGGAAAAAGATTGAAAGATTTCAGCGAAGATGATGAACTTATACTTGAAAGGGTGGTGCGTGGTTCCATCGCACCGAAGGGATCGTATCCATGGCAG GCGAGTATCCGTGTTCGGGGACACAGCAGATCGAATCATTGGTGCGGTGCAGTGATTCTCTCACCCATACACGTGCTCACTGCCGCGCATTGTTTGCAAGGATACAATAAAGGGACTTACTTTGTACGAGCTGGAGATTACAACACAGAG